The Saccopteryx leptura isolate mSacLep1 chromosome 2, mSacLep1_pri_phased_curated, whole genome shotgun sequence genome has a window encoding:
- the SLC39A1 gene encoding zinc transporter ZIP1, with protein MGPWGESELLVWRPEAVASESQVPLGLEVKLGALVLLLVLTLICSLVPVCLLRRPGANPEASASRQKALSLVSCFAGGVFLATCLLDLLPDYLSAIDEALAALHVTLQFPLQEFILAMGFFLVLVMEQITLAYKEQSAPPPREETRALLGTVNGGPQHWHDGPGILQTSGALAAPSALRACVLVFSLALHSVFEGLAVGLQRDRVRAMELCLALLLHKGILAVSLSLRLLQSRLRARVVVGCGILFSCMTPLGIGLGAALAESAGPLHQLAQSVLEGMAAGTFLYITFLEILPQELATSEQRILKVILLLSGFALLTGLLFIQV; from the exons ATGGGACCCTGGGGAGAGTCAGAGCTCCTGGTGTGGCGCCCAGAAGCAGTAGCCTCGGAGTCCCAAGTACCCCTGGGACTGGAGGTGAAGTTGGGGGCCCTGGTGTTATTGCTGGTGCTCACTCTCATCTGCAGTCTGGTGCCCGTCTGTTTGCTTCGCCGGCCTGGAGCTAACCCAGAAGCATCAG CCTCCCGCCAAAAAGCCCTGAGCCTAGTAAGCTGCTTTGCTGGGGGTGTCTTTCTGGCCACCTGTCTCCTGGACCTGCTACCTGACTACTTGTCTGCCATAGATGAGGCCCTGGCAGCCCTGCACGTGACG CTCCAGTTCCCTCTACAAGAGTTCATCCTGGCCATGGGCTTCTTCTTGGTCCTGGTGATGGAGCAGATCACGCTGGCTTACAAGGAGCAGTCAGCTCCACCACCTCGAGAGGAGACGAGGGCGCTGCTGGGAACAGTGAATGGTGGGCCACAGCACTGGCATGATGGGCCAGGCATCCTGCAGACAAGCGGAGCTCTGGCAGCCCCCTCAGCCCTGCGTGCCTGTGTGCTGGTCTTTTCCCTGGCCCTGCACTCGGTGTTTGAGGGGCTGGCAGTGGGGCTGCAGCGAGACCGGGTTCGGGCCATGGAGCTGTGCCTGGCTTTGCTGCTCCATAAGGGTATTCTGGCAGTCAGCTTGTCCTTGCGACTGCTGCAGAGCCGCCTGCGAGCAAGGGTGGTGGTTGGCTGTGGGATTCTCTTCTCATGCATGACACCTCTGGGAATAGGGCTGGGTGCAGCTTTGGCAGAGTCAGCTGGGCCATTACACCAGCTGGCCCAGTCTGTGCTGGAGGGCATGGCAGCTGGCACTTTTCTCTATATCACCTTCCTGGAAAtcctgccccaggagctggcCACTTCCGAGCAGAGGATTCTCAAGGTCATTCTGCTCTTATCAGGCTTTGCCCTTCTTACTGGTCTGCTCTTCATCCAAGTCTAG